The window AGAGACAAAAATGTCACAGATTCGATTCTTACTTAAAGCGTTGTGAATGAAAGTGAAAGGTTCATGAACTTTATGGTGTCATGCTATTtctccttatttaaaaaaaaaaaaactctaatggATGAAAACATTTCCTATGCTATGCGAatctataaataatgaaaaagttAATTGGagatttaaattattgaaaaatagagTTGTAATTTATTTGATCTACCTAAATTTTTAGTATAGTATATATCATACTGAAATCTCGATATACCGATAGTATTAAATATATGCGATATACTGAGATTTCGGtaatgtattaaaattataatgtttatatcgAAAAAGAAGATTTTAAAGATCTAATAGGGTCTACGAAAGAGCAACAAAAGTAGAGGGgatcgatatatatatatatatacatgtatatatatataattgaggtgaaaatgagaaaattatgaataaaacaaatagaataaattgaatttggccacttttttaaattaaaaaattaaatattaaattaaattaaaaaaattatgaaattagagtaatgtcatatttttacttttatatatatatatatatatatatgctaaaaaatttatagaaaaaaatattttttttagaattaaagaaGAGTTAACATGACACCCTACACTACAGTCATGACCCCAACTTAAAATCCAAATCGCTTTCAGATGTAATCGAacaaaaagtttatatatatatatatatatatatatatatatatatatatataaagtataactttttaaattgtttcatagaaaataaataaatatgttgaaATTAGTTGAAGGGATTTGATCTTGTTTACAGTTagattgttaattaattatgaaaattattgtttagttatattttaattagtgattatttatttacaaatattatatatatatatatataatttatagatatTATTTCCAATATTATTAAACTTTTCGATCTACATCATTCactaaaatacttaaaatgaCAATATGGGTCCCTAAAAGATCCGAtcatgatatttaaaattatttaatctaagcaggattttttaaatttatttgtaaaaggaaaaaatcatatttttttaaagtaaaagaaaaagtaGAAGCAAACTAAtcacatattttaaaagattatttatttataaaatatatttaattaaaataatgaaagcAAATGTAACACTACCCTTATTTATAAAGCAAGGTGGAGTAGTAGTGGTAGAGGCAGCTCAGGGCCTGAGTCTCCTCCATTTTCactctctcctctctctttctaaatcaaagaaaataagatGAGTCTTCGAATGGCTGAAGAACCTTCCACTCCAGAAATCCACATCCCAGCCGACATCCACTGGGATATGCTCGACAAATCCAAGTTCTTCTTCCTCGGCGCCGCCTTATTCTCCGGCGTATCCGCAACTCTCTATCCAATCGTCCTTCTCAAAACCCGCCAACAAGTCTCCGTCGGCCCAACTTCCTGTTTCAACACTGCCTTCTCCATTCTCCGCTACGATGGCCCTAAAGGTTTCTACAGAGGCTTAGGTACCTCTCTAATGGGCACAATCCCAGCTCGAGCTCTTTACATGTCCGCCCTCGAAATCACAAAAAGCACCGTCGGAACAGCCGCCGTTAAATTGGGTTTCTCCGATTCATCAGCCGCCACTGTTTCAAACACCGCCGCCGGTCTAACCGCTTCCATGGCCGCCCAACTTGTTTGGACCCCGATCGACGTCGTCAGCCAGAGACTAATGGTTCAGGGCGGTGGCAATGAATTTGGATATAAGATTAACAACATTAACAACCCATATCGATACAATAACGGAATCGATGCGTTTAGGAAAATAATCTATACAGATGGAATAAGAGGATTATACAGAGGATTCACGATTTCACTTCTAACCTACGCACCATCGAATGCTGTTTGGTGGGGTAGTTACTCATTAGCTTATAGAATGTTACGGCGGAGGGATTCGGATGATGGGTTGAGAGTGGTGGCGGTTCAAGGGTTGAGTGCGGCGGTGGCAAGTGGGTTATCGGCGATAGTGACGATGCCTTTAGATACAGTGAGGACGAGAGTGCAGGTGATGGTGAAGAGTGAAATGGGAAATGAAAGGAAAGGGAAAGGTCCGACAATGGGTGAGAGTGTtaggaatttagtgagggaaggTGGATTGAGTGCTTGTTACAGAGGATTGGGACCGAGATGGGCTTCCATGTCTCTTTCTGCAACCACCATGATTACTACCTATGAGTTTCTTAAGAAACTATCTGCCAAGGATTATCAAGATTCTTGATTTTGGGGAGATGGAATTTACTCTTGTATAATTTTGTACATTTGTAGCTTTTAGATCtaataaattaactttcttttggtttattttgttgttttttcaTGAACTACTATGGTCACTTAAGCTCAAGCTTAGTGGGTTAAGATTGGATAGGTTTTGCCCTaacttaaaatgaaaaaaaagttaattcaAACAAggtctttctctctctccctcaATGATGTTTGTTCCAAAGTTTTTGTCGCGTTCTAATAATAATCTTATCCATAACAgcaatattttaacaataaccTGTCATTTTCATAGCTGAAAACAAGTGTTTGTTTGTGTTCTCAAGGAAGGATGGACTCTATTTACTACTTTagtattgttttatatataaatttataattaaatgatcATTATATTATCAATCAAAGAaggttaaatgaataaaaacataaacattttcaaatgtATCATTGTTTTTAGTGACTATAACTAGTGCCTACTTCAAAGTTTAGTGTGGGtttggaaaaaaattaatttgttataatttttttttttgtttaagattaaatgtaataataatagttattatattCACAAGTTCAAATCTTGGTAAAAtgtgatttttcttttattaaaagtaaGGTATCTGGGAAGGCCGAAGGGGGGTAATTCAAGCCGGCTGGCCTCACCTAGAACATTTAAATATGGGTCATTTTTAatcacaaaattaattttataaaaaaatagtattagtTGTAATTTAGTtacaagttaatattttgaaaatgataaatatcacatatttttattcatgCATAAGAGTATAAACAATTATAACAATGTGGAAAAGTATAATACTTGAGTAACATTAATCATGATTTGCATTATTAGTAGGTtgataaatcataaaaaataagtgAGGAAAATATCATTCTCTGATATCAGATGTATCAATCAACAGATATTTTTGAGAATCAAGAATCAATTAAtctttgtatattatttttttataaaaaaagagaaaatatagaagtccaaattatatatatttttttcatagattttacattttaatttcttactgactatttttatatatacactCTTTCAATAAAATTgctattacaaaatatattttttccttttttctacAACTCAAGTTAGAAACTTTTACTTTAATTACATTATATTTGTTGagatattataaacttattgtaatttttattgataagaaaattgtagtttttttaaaaaaatttaaaggttAGCGTGATTCTACACAATTATGACCACTCACATGAATTTAAAAACCGTTTTTAATGAGAATAAGATTTAATACTTTTACTCTCTTGTATAAGATTCTTACAACTAAGTTAcccatatttaattaatgaatattgTTGTAATAAGAGTCTTcaccattaaaaaaaatctattataaAAAGGAATGATTATAATGTGATTGCACCACATCAATTATATTTTACCATAAATACTAGAATTTTCTTATGATGTGATTTTCCCAATGTAGGAAATATGTCTTAATAATTTAGGACAATAATATAAAGTTCTTTTGCAATTTACCTCTCTTTCGTTGATGGTGCATTTAATTGGCCATATACCATAATAATGTaagtctatttatttttttaataagaagcCAATAAGTACTTGGTCACCttctttttttgaaattttattattattattattattaactactCCTAGTCCCAgacattcaattatttatatataagatgacaatctttatttataatttttttaaagaaataatct is drawn from Impatiens glandulifera chromosome 3, dImpGla2.1, whole genome shotgun sequence and contains these coding sequences:
- the LOC124931487 gene encoding solute carrier family 25 member 44-like gives rise to the protein MSLRMAEEPSTPEIHIPADIHWDMLDKSKFFFLGAALFSGVSATLYPIVLLKTRQQVSVGPTSCFNTAFSILRYDGPKGFYRGLGTSLMGTIPARALYMSALEITKSTVGTAAVKLGFSDSSAATVSNTAAGLTASMAAQLVWTPIDVVSQRLMVQGGGNEFGYKINNINNPYRYNNGIDAFRKIIYTDGIRGLYRGFTISLLTYAPSNAVWWGSYSLAYRMLRRRDSDDGLRVVAVQGLSAAVASGLSAIVTMPLDTVRTRVQVMVKSEMGNERKGKGPTMGESVRNLVREGGLSACYRGLGPRWASMSLSATTMITTYEFLKKLSAKDYQDS